The Sedimentisphaera salicampi genome includes a region encoding these proteins:
- a CDS encoding phage portal protein, whose protein sequence is MEFDFSKLGCGVNADFLRWLIEKYQPARAREFRRLYEYYSNRRYNSAAGQMQQAQIQGLPERIRGNSEKGIRQKEIVIENDIGWRINSMNDFLFGRQIRIKSLSESRNKGRRIESLLNEVFEANGGSEFFMSLALLGSVYGFVDILLRLEGLFEKNSAPRDIKLDLVPAERALPILEEGDSGRINCYLQNFRMDVNQAGNSGAGGITRKQIQVTELFSPELLQRFHNGRLVSELPCRIPELPVVHIQNISRPQSYEGASDVAELIALQDELNTRLSDRAFRVTMQSFKLYLAKGLEDPGPKEIMPGRIWHTWNQDATIEQFGGDSACPGEESHIDQIRAAMDKISGVTPLAAGVIRGKIGNLSSAVALKMTLMGMLSKNERRKAAYGDGIKQLCRKLLLAFDAAGIVKTSEEERKVEVVFADPLPENTTDKLNEAILKKEAGLPEEEVFSEFKAYSEEKTG, encoded by the coding sequence ATGGAATTTGATTTTTCAAAGCTCGGCTGCGGAGTAAACGCTGATTTCCTCCGCTGGCTGATAGAAAAATACCAGCCGGCAAGAGCGAGAGAATTCCGCAGGCTCTACGAGTATTACAGCAACCGCAGATACAACTCTGCCGCCGGCCAAATGCAGCAGGCACAAATTCAAGGCCTCCCAGAACGTATCCGTGGCAATTCAGAGAAGGGAATCAGACAAAAGGAGATCGTAATCGAAAACGACATCGGCTGGCGAATAAATTCGATGAACGATTTCCTCTTCGGCAGGCAGATTCGAATCAAAAGCCTTTCAGAAAGCAGGAATAAAGGCCGCCGAATCGAATCGCTTCTAAACGAGGTTTTTGAGGCAAACGGCGGGAGTGAATTCTTTATGAGCCTCGCCCTTCTGGGCAGCGTGTACGGCTTTGTTGATATCCTTCTGCGTCTTGAAGGGCTCTTCGAGAAAAATTCCGCCCCCAGAGACATAAAGCTGGATCTTGTGCCAGCTGAAAGGGCTCTGCCCATCCTTGAGGAAGGCGATTCAGGCAGAATCAACTGCTATCTGCAGAATTTCCGCATGGACGTCAATCAGGCCGGAAATTCTGGGGCAGGCGGGATAACTCGAAAACAGATTCAGGTAACAGAGCTTTTCAGCCCCGAGCTTCTCCAGCGGTTTCACAACGGCCGGCTTGTAAGCGAACTGCCCTGCCGGATTCCAGAGCTGCCGGTGGTACACATACAAAACATCAGCCGTCCGCAGAGCTATGAGGGCGCAAGCGATGTAGCGGAGCTTATAGCCCTGCAGGACGAGCTGAACACCCGCCTGAGCGACAGGGCATTCCGCGTTACGATGCAGTCTTTCAAGCTCTATCTGGCCAAAGGCCTTGAAGACCCTGGCCCAAAAGAGATTATGCCTGGGCGAATTTGGCACACTTGGAATCAGGATGCCACCATTGAACAGTTCGGGGGAGACTCCGCCTGCCCCGGCGAGGAGAGCCACATAGACCAGATACGTGCAGCAATGGACAAGATAAGCGGAGTAACCCCGCTGGCCGCCGGGGTGATACGCGGAAAAATCGGGAATCTATCCAGCGCGGTTGCCCTGAAAATGACGCTTATGGGGATGCTCAGCAAAAATGAACGCAGGAAAGCCGCTTACGGCGACGGAATAAAACAGCTCTGCCGCAAGCTACTGCTTGCATTTGATGCAGCAGGCATCGTTAAAACCAGCGAAGAAGAAAGGAAAGTGGAGGTCGTGTTTGCCGATCCTCTGCCCGAAAACACTACCGATAAGCTTAATGAAGCTATCCTCAAGAAAGAGGCAGGGCTTCCAGAGGAGGAGGTCTTTAGCGAATTTAAGGCTTATTCGGAAGAGAAAACGGGCTGA
- a CDS encoding IS110 family transposase — translation MKNIIGIDVSKDRFDVYCKTTKEYTSYSSDASDIDKLAEYCQKQEPELVVMEATGGYEFKMASVLMAKGLPVSIVNPGRVKEFAKSLGILAKTDKICARKISLFAEAVKPRQNSQIDEQRREIKELTVRREQLVKMRTAEKNRLDKAFEKTTLNSIKSTIDFLERQINDLDKTISELIEKVPRLKKKTEILTSIPGVGEKTASMLVAAMPELGTLNRRQIAMLVGVAPINRDSGKMRGKRATGGGRKGVRDKLFMPALTIVRFNPALKCFYERLVEKGKPKKVALTATMRKLVCIMNTMLQNETFWQNKLLRGEAGFGAEPQEKSI, via the coding sequence ATGAAAAACATTATTGGCATTGATGTTTCAAAAGATCGTTTTGATGTTTATTGTAAAACTACTAAAGAGTACACTTCTTACAGTAGTGATGCTTCAGACATTGATAAGTTGGCTGAATACTGCCAAAAACAAGAACCAGAACTTGTTGTTATGGAGGCAACTGGCGGCTATGAGTTTAAGATGGCTTCTGTGCTTATGGCCAAAGGCTTACCTGTTTCAATTGTGAATCCAGGCAGGGTTAAAGAGTTTGCAAAATCTTTAGGTATCTTAGCCAAAACAGATAAGATTTGTGCCAGAAAAATATCTCTATTTGCAGAAGCCGTTAAACCAAGGCAGAATTCTCAAATTGACGAGCAAAGACGTGAAATAAAAGAACTTACAGTTCGAAGAGAGCAGCTCGTTAAGATGCGTACAGCAGAGAAAAACAGATTAGATAAGGCGTTTGAGAAGACAACTTTGAACAGTATTAAATCAACAATTGATTTTCTTGAAAGGCAAATTAATGACCTCGACAAGACTATCTCAGAGCTGATTGAAAAGGTGCCAAGGTTAAAGAAGAAAACTGAAATACTTACCAGCATACCGGGTGTAGGCGAGAAAACTGCATCAATGCTTGTTGCAGCTATGCCCGAGCTGGGAACGCTTAATCGCAGGCAGATCGCCATGCTTGTAGGGGTTGCTCCAATCAATAGAGACAGCGGTAAAATGAGGGGCAAAAGAGCTACGGGAGGCGGCAGAAAAGGTGTCAGGGATAAACTTTTTATGCCGGCTTTAACAATCGTAAGGTTCAATCCGGCATTGAAATGTTTCTATGAAAGACTTGTTGAAAAGGGAAAACCCAAGAAGGTTGCCCTTACCGCAACGATGAGAAAACTTGTGTGTATCATGAATACAATGCTGCAAAACGAAACCTTTTGGCAAAATAAATTGTTAAGAGGAGAGGCGGGGTTTGGGGCAGAGCCCCAAGAAAAATCTATTTAA
- a CDS encoding GxxExxY protein — protein MSVLKHGELSEKVIRCAMNVHSVLGPGLLESAYNQCLCHELHINGISFEREKPLPVVYKDCRLDCGYRIDIMVEDKIIVELKSISELKEIHKAQLLSYMKLAGINKGLLLNFNVTHLRNGLESLVL, from the coding sequence ATGAGTGTCTTAAAACATGGAGAGCTTTCAGAGAAGGTTATTAGATGCGCGATGAATGTGCATAGTGTGTTAGGTCCCGGGCTTTTAGAATCAGCATATAATCAGTGTCTCTGCCATGAACTGCACATTAACGGCATCAGTTTTGAGAGGGAAAAGCCGCTGCCAGTAGTATATAAAGATTGCAGGCTCGACTGCGGCTACAGGATAGATATTATGGTTGAGGATAAGATAATTGTTGAGCTAAAAAGCATTTCAGAGCTAAAAGAAATACATAAAGCGCAGCTGCTGTCATATATGAAGCTCGCCGGCATAAATAAGGGGCTGCTGCTGAATTTCAACGTAACTCACCTGAGAAATGGGCTGGAAAGCCTTGTTCTGTAA
- a CDS encoding PEP-CTERM sorting domain-containing protein, producing MAYVNQNSQNFPAGGSNVYLNLTATNNDPGAIYNSATFDKGIFGDLAQQLCELGCNSGKTVEDIVNELQTSIMNPPTGEVYNGWNAAKDSQGGLSLNHNAGWAGFDYDEWTSDSATNDLALTVSVPTSLLETDGIEGYDPETDARIVLGDTAVQNAFVGQEGGTFGRDFYSPMHQYEVVPEPMTALMFGVGALGVMAKRAGNKVRAYFS from the coding sequence ATGGCTTATGTTAATCAAAACTCACAGAATTTTCCAGCAGGAGGTAGCAATGTTTATTTAAACTTAACTGCTACAAACAACGATCCAGGCGCAATATACAATTCTGCAACATTTGATAAAGGTATTTTTGGAGATTTAGCACAACAACTATGTGAATTAGGTTGTAATTCAGGTAAAACTGTTGAAGATATAGTAAATGAACTACAAACTTCTATTATGAATCCCCCAACTGGAGAAGTTTACAATGGCTGGAATGCAGCTAAGGACAGCCAAGGCGGATTAAGTTTGAATCATAATGCTGGTTGGGCTGGATTTGATTACGATGAATGGACATCCGACTCCGCAACAAATGATTTAGCATTAACTGTTTCAGTTCCAACATCGTTATTAGAAACAGATGGAATCGAAGGTTACGATCCAGAAACTGATGCAAGAATAGTTCTGGGAGATACAGCAGTTCAGAATGCTTTTGTTGGACAAGAAGGAGGAACTTTCGGAAGAGACTTTTACTCTCCTATGCACCAATACGAAGTAGTCCCGGAACCAATGACTGCTTTGATGTTCGGGGTTGGGGCACTGGGAGTTATGGCCAAAAGAGCAGGAAACAAAGTAAGGGCATACTTCAGCTAA
- a CDS encoding PEP-CTERM sorting domain-containing protein, translated as MAYVNQNPDIGYGNEYNIIDLKFTNNDPGAIYNSASVSNEILGDLAEQLVSLSSNSGKTVEDIVNEIGVGVRSHPTGEVYNGWGAAKDSQGGLSLNHNGDRNMDEWTSDSATNDLALTVSVPTSLLETDGIEGYDPETDARIVLGDTAVQNAFVGVTTTGFDIPSSMHQYEVVPEPMTALMFGVGALGVMAKRAGNKVRAYFS; from the coding sequence ATGGCATACGTTAATCAGAATCCAGATATCGGATACGGTAATGAATACAATATAATAGACTTAAAATTTACAAACAACGATCCAGGCGCAATATACAATTCTGCTTCAGTCAGTAATGAAATCCTCGGCGATTTGGCGGAGCAGTTAGTTAGTTTAAGCAGCAATTCCGGCAAGACTGTTGAAGATATAGTAAATGAAATTGGAGTGGGTGTTAGAAGCCATCCAACTGGAGAAGTTTACAATGGCTGGGGTGCAGCTAAGGACAGCCAAGGCGGATTAAGTTTGAATCATAATGGGGATAGAAATATGGATGAATGGACATCCGACTCCGCAACAAATGATTTAGCATTAACTGTTTCAGTTCCAACATCGTTATTAGAAACAGATGGAATCGAAGGTTACGATCCAGAAACTGATGCAAGAATAGTTCTGGGAGATACAGCAGTTCAGAATGCTTTTGTTGGAGTTACTACAACAGGATTTGATATTCCTTCTTCTATGCACCAATACGAAGTAGTCCCGGAACCAATGACTGCTTTGATGTTCGGGGTTGGGGCACTGGGAGTTATGGCCAAAAGAGCAGGAAACAAAGTACGGGCATACTTCAGCTAA
- a CDS encoding PEP-CTERM sorting domain-containing protein: MAYVNQYPDIGYGNEYNTIDLKFTNNDPGAIYNSASVSNEILGDLAEQLVSLSSNSGKTVEDALNEFELTVRSPPTGEVYNGWDVSKDSQGGLSLNHNAGWAGFDYDEWTSDSATNDLALTVSVPTSLLETDGIEGYDPETDARIVLGDTAVQNAFVGVYNHNNQWSSSMNQYEVVPEPMTALMFGVGALGVMAKRAGNKVRAYFS, from the coding sequence ATGGCTTATGTTAATCAATACCCAGATATCGGATACGGTAATGAATACAATACAATAGACTTAAAATTCACAAACAACGATCCAGGTGCAATATACAATTCTGCTTCAGTCAGTAATGAAATCCTCGGCGATTTGGCGGAGCAGTTAGTCAGTTTAAGCAGCAATTCCGGCAAGACTGTTGAAGATGCCTTAAATGAATTCGAATTAACAGTTAGAAGCCCCCCAACTGGAGAGGTTTACAACGGCTGGGATGTAAGTAAGGACAGCCAAGGCGGATTAAGTTTGAATCATAATGCTGGTTGGGCTGGATTTGATTACGATGAATGGACATCCGACTCCGCAACAAATGATTTAGCTTTAACTGTTTCAGTTCCAACATCGTTATTAGAAACAGATGGAATCGAAGGTTACGATCCAGAAACTGATGCAAGAATAGTTCTGGGAGATACAGCAGTTCAGAATGCTTTTGTTGGAGTTTATAACCATAATAATCAATGGTCATCTTCTATGAACCAATACGAAGTAGTCCCGGAACCAATGACTGCTTTGATGTTCGGGGTTGGGGCACTGGGAGTTATGGCCAAAAGAGCAGGAAACAAAGTAAGGGCATACTTCAGCTAA
- a CDS encoding AAA family ATPase — MGFADLRKRDRTALAAELEAAGAQLKGDSCCCPFHEDKHPSAGIYQNEAGFWMYKCHSCGFCGSVWDVEAKGRGETAPELIKAAQRNSGAANSSKNGRMGKGVKIFPDIESLKAACPGTIEAVYKYTCPETRRIEMVVIRSQTQQGKTFRQARPAAQGGFELKAPPKPWPLYNRTRIRQADSVIVVEGEKCVHKLTEHGYIATTSPGGAGKAALADWQPLAGKNIILWPDADQQGRKHAEQVAEILAKLEPAPRISKIEPLMLDIEGKGDVCDYLEMAVNRCKASPAEALQHAVQFAEPEGVSSGVLKRIEDTISGKIEAIRWPFDLLSRLTNSLIPGTVTLLCGSPGASKSFVLLQALSYWIQSGVKACVYELEEDREFHLMRALAQLSELPQLTNPEWIKDNGELAREAYESGSEALEAIGRQLWTSPQLQLTLQQLAAWTQERAKAGFRIITIDPVTAAAQASKPWIEDAAFMQRIKAAATDFGCSVVLVTHPAKTVSLPDLNQLAGGAAYGRFAQTAFWLEAHEPKESRIITGCGGAEYQHNRTMHIIKARNGKGHGLEFACDFDSETLSLKEIGIISKKKKKKKNA; from the coding sequence ATGGGCTTTGCAGACCTTCGCAAGAGGGACCGGACGGCTCTGGCCGCAGAGCTTGAGGCCGCCGGGGCTCAGCTTAAAGGCGATTCCTGCTGCTGCCCGTTTCACGAAGACAAGCACCCCTCAGCGGGCATTTACCAGAACGAGGCTGGCTTCTGGATGTACAAATGCCATTCCTGCGGCTTCTGCGGCTCTGTGTGGGACGTTGAAGCGAAGGGTAGGGGTGAGACTGCCCCCGAGCTGATTAAGGCTGCACAGCGAAACTCAGGGGCTGCGAACAGCTCAAAAAATGGGCGAATGGGAAAAGGCGTAAAAATATTTCCCGACATCGAGAGCTTAAAGGCAGCCTGCCCGGGAACGATTGAGGCGGTTTACAAATACACCTGCCCCGAGACAAGGCGAATCGAGATGGTAGTTATTCGTTCTCAAACTCAGCAGGGAAAGACTTTCCGGCAGGCGAGGCCGGCTGCTCAGGGCGGCTTCGAGCTGAAAGCCCCGCCGAAGCCTTGGCCGCTGTATAACCGAACGAGGATTCGGCAGGCGGATTCTGTGATTGTTGTTGAGGGCGAGAAGTGCGTTCATAAGCTCACAGAGCACGGATATATCGCAACCACGAGTCCGGGCGGAGCGGGCAAGGCAGCCTTGGCAGACTGGCAGCCGCTGGCGGGTAAGAACATAATCCTCTGGCCGGACGCAGACCAGCAGGGAAGGAAGCACGCTGAGCAGGTTGCGGAGATCCTCGCAAAGCTTGAGCCCGCCCCGAGGATATCGAAAATCGAGCCGCTTATGCTGGACATTGAGGGCAAGGGCGATGTTTGCGATTATCTGGAGATGGCCGTGAATCGCTGCAAGGCAAGCCCTGCCGAAGCGCTTCAGCACGCAGTGCAGTTCGCAGAGCCCGAGGGCGTTTCGAGCGGTGTTTTGAAACGGATTGAAGACACCATCAGCGGGAAGATTGAAGCGATTAGATGGCCGTTTGATTTGCTCTCACGGCTCACAAACTCGCTCATCCCGGGAACGGTAACACTGCTCTGCGGCAGCCCGGGGGCTTCTAAAAGCTTTGTGCTGCTTCAGGCTCTTTCATACTGGATTCAGTCCGGAGTGAAGGCCTGCGTTTACGAGCTGGAGGAGGACAGGGAATTTCATTTAATGCGGGCGCTTGCTCAGCTATCAGAGCTTCCGCAGCTCACAAATCCCGAGTGGATTAAAGACAACGGCGAACTCGCCCGAGAGGCGTATGAATCCGGCAGCGAGGCTCTGGAGGCGATTGGCCGCCAGCTCTGGACATCCCCGCAGCTGCAGCTAACCCTTCAGCAGCTGGCAGCTTGGACGCAGGAGCGGGCAAAGGCGGGCTTCAGGATTATTACGATTGATCCGGTAACTGCTGCTGCTCAGGCGTCAAAGCCTTGGATTGAGGACGCCGCATTTATGCAGAGGATTAAAGCAGCAGCAACAGATTTCGGCTGCTCAGTTGTGCTTGTAACGCACCCTGCAAAGACCGTGAGCCTGCCGGATTTGAATCAGCTTGCAGGCGGGGCCGCTTACGGCAGGTTTGCTCAAACAGCATTCTGGCTTGAAGCTCACGAACCGAAAGAGAGCAGGATAATCACAGGCTGCGGGGGCGCTGAATATCAGCACAACCGCACAATGCACATTATCAAGGCGAGAAACGGCAAAGGGCACGGTTTAGAGTTTGCCTGCGATTTCGACAGCGAAACCTTGAGCCTGAAAGAAATTGGCATAATTTCAAAAAAGAAAAAGAAAAAGAAAAATGCTTGA
- a CDS encoding helix-turn-helix domain-containing protein, which yields MFFKLDADTAARKDLRASDKIILAIIQNYENQGEAWPGRRKLQEKSGLAAGTVCSSINRLESAGLLEVNRTGKGKSNTYKTGTKMRPVQKSDWSKNCTGSGLKNRPVQKSDWSKNCTGSGLKNRPVQKPDWSKNCTGSGLKNRPVQKLDRSKNCTGSGLKNRPEPVQKLDHKRIRKEKSNVDEPSGYVFELKGGKDYSLPKAKLEEYENTFAEVDIDSEFRKAQQWLRDNPAKRKTAAGMPRFLGSWLSRAQGSLKPKAQPAGEIFQRRDPTPEDLEIAFGKRGLD from the coding sequence ATGTTCTTTAAATTGGATGCCGATACAGCAGCACGGAAAGACCTGCGGGCAAGCGATAAGATAATCCTTGCGATTATCCAAAATTATGAAAATCAGGGCGAGGCTTGGCCGGGCAGGAGGAAGCTTCAGGAAAAAAGCGGGCTTGCCGCTGGAACTGTTTGCAGCTCCATAAACCGGCTGGAATCCGCTGGACTTCTGGAAGTAAATCGAACGGGCAAAGGCAAATCTAACACATATAAAACCGGTACAAAAATGAGACCGGTTCAAAAATCGGACTGGTCTAAAAACTGTACCGGTAGTGGTCTAAAAAATAGACCGGTTCAAAAATCGGACTGGTCTAAAAACTGTACCGGTAGTGGTCTAAAAAATAGACCGGTTCAAAAACCAGACTGGTCTAAAAACTGTACCGGTAGTGGTCTAAAAAATAGACCGGTTCAAAAATTAGACCGGTCTAAAAACTGTACCGGCAGTGGTCTAAAAAATAGACCGGAACCGGTTCAAAAATTAGACCATAAAAGAATAAGAAAAGAAAAGAGTAATGTGGACGAGCCTTCCGGATATGTTTTTGAGCTGAAGGGAGGGAAGGATTACTCACTACCAAAAGCCAAACTCGAAGAGTATGAAAACACCTTCGCAGAAGTGGATATTGACAGCGAGTTTCGCAAGGCTCAGCAGTGGCTGCGGGATAATCCTGCCAAACGGAAGACCGCAGCGGGGATGCCCCGTTTCCTCGGCAGCTGGCTTTCACGAGCTCAAGGCAGCCTGAAGCCAAAAGCTCAGCCTGCCGGCGAAATCTTCCAGCGCCGAGATCCTACGCCGGAAGATCTCGAGATTGCCTTCGGAAAGCGAGGGCTGGACTGA
- a CDS encoding helix-turn-helix domain-containing protein codes for MKLKNINQIANELDLPLSWIKEQVEAGKIPCLRIGRKYKFELEAVKASLAEMAAKRKEVKPKQAESAMLTSGQVRAKLNVGKTLFYEMLSDGRIGVRPLRAGRKLLFPAAELERWFEASIEAGGFIPADRWRQYKSRGGK; via the coding sequence ATGAAACTGAAAAATATAAACCAAATTGCAAATGAGCTGGACTTGCCGCTCAGCTGGATCAAAGAGCAAGTGGAGGCGGGGAAGATTCCTTGTCTCAGGATTGGACGCAAATACAAATTTGAACTGGAGGCAGTTAAAGCAAGCCTCGCTGAAATGGCAGCAAAGCGAAAGGAGGTGAAACCGAAGCAAGCTGAATCAGCAATGCTCACAAGCGGGCAAGTGCGGGCCAAATTGAATGTTGGTAAAACTCTATTCTACGAAATGCTCTCAGACGGCAGGATTGGCGTTCGCCCCCTGCGGGCAGGCCGCAAACTGCTTTTTCCGGCAGCGGAACTGGAAAGATGGTTTGAGGCAAGCATTGAGGCCGGCGGGTTTATCCCAGCCGACCGGTGGAGACAATACAAATCACGAGGTGGAAAATGA